The following DNA comes from Mycobacteroides immunogenum.
TCTACATAGCCCTTGAAGTCGTGGGTGCGGTCTTCGAGCTGCGCCATCAGCTTGGCGGCGGGGTCGAGTGCTTCCCGGTATGAGTTCACATCGGTCGCGAGCATCCGCGACGCAGTAGGCCCCACCCCGGTAACCCCTGCCTATGCCTGGCGGTGCAGGTCAGGCATGACGCGAAACAGTGCCGCGCCGTGCTCCTCGGTGGCGATGAATCCGCGCCGACCCGCTTCCTCGACCTCGGCGAAGTTGCCCATGAACCCGGTCACGATCTTTTGCACGTTCGGCAGGGCGCGGCCCGTCAGATCCTGCAAAGCGGCCAACGCTGGGTCAGCGCCCGCGCTCGAACTCGCTGTGGGGGTTTCGGACTTGATTCTGTCCACCAGCGATTCGATTTGAGGCCGCAAACGGCCCAGCGCCTCCAAATCGAGCTTGATCGGATCACCCACCCAAAGTCCCCTCACGTGTTAGCTACGGGACGTGACATTACCCTGAGCTGGGAGGGGACACCACTCCGAGCGTGTCCTGCTCACCGGCGGGATTACCCCGGTGAAAACTGGTCAGATGGACCTTCCCGAGACCTCTGGTGGCTTCCGGTGTGTGGTGGCTGATCCTCCGTGGCATTTCGATTACACGAAATCGCGTGGTGCCGCCGAGAACCATTACAGCACAATGACTGTGGAGCAGTTGTGTGAGCTTTCGGTGGTTCGGGATAGCGCTGCCCGCGACGCACATCTGTATCTGTGGTCCACCAATGCGCACCTGCGGGAAGCGTTCGAGGTGATGGAAGCATGGGGCTTTGAGTACAAAACGCTGCTCACGTGGGTGAAACCGCAAATGGGCCTGGGTCATTATGTGCGCAACGCCACCGAAGCAGCGCTCTTCGGTGTACGTGGCTCCCTGCCGACGCTGAGTCGCAGTGTGCGCGGGCATTTCACGGCCCCGCGACGTGCCCACTCGCAGAAGCCGCCTGAATTCCTTGATCTTGTGCAGCGCCTGTCTCCCGGGCCGTACCTGGAGGTGTTCTCGCGATGCCTGAAAACGAAGGGCCTGCAGGAATGCACTTGCTCGAAATGTCGGCTCGGATGGGATGTCTGGGGTAACCAATCAGGGGTGTTTTGTGACGAGTTTTCCAATGGTTTCGTGACGGGTTTTGGAGTGCTCTGCGGGCGCTGTGGGAAGAGTGTTCCCAAGCCGCGCAGAGGACCGGTCGGTACCTGGTGCAGCCCCGCCTGCCGAACAGCGGCATGGCGGGAACGCCAGATGGCCGAGGGGCACTGAAAGGTATGAGTGCACTGTTGGGGGAGCTGAGGGGACTCGACAAGGCTGGTAGCAGCCTCGCGTCTCGTCATCGAGAGTCCGGGGCATCCCCGGACACCCGTCCCGCCAAGAGCCCCGCTGACCAGCACTTTTGCCCCGTGGGGACTCGACAATGCCTGCTCAGCGGGCTCTTCGTGCTCGGTGAGCAGCACCCGGACGCCGGACACCGTGTGCGCCGTGGGGGAAATGGGGTGTGACCTGGTGTTTTAGAGGGTGGTTGTACGGGGATGTCCGGGGTTGGGCGTGTGGATCGGGTTGTCGGGAGTGCTGGTTAGGCTCCTAGCCAAGCTGAGCGAGGAGTCGGACAGGGCGCATGTCAGAGGATGGAATAGGGGATTCAGGCAAAGAGGCCGTACCAGTCTTCAGTGGTGGGGCTTTGCGCGATGACGTGGTGGGATTCCGTCGTGCACTTGAAGAGTGGGGTTGGGGGCGACGCCCTTGGCATCGCTTGAAGTTTATGGTGGGCGCTGTCGTTCCGTCGTTGTTGGTACTCAGAGTCTGTTCAGTGGCGCATTGGAGGATAGATGACTCGTGGTTGATAGTCACACATCTGGATTTGGGTAATTGGCTTCATGTGGTGGTGGGCTCGTTTTATGGGTGGCTTCCGTATAGCGGCTATGTAGTGGCCTTTTCCATGGTGTTCTTTATCCCATCATCATGTCGGTTTTTCTATGCCTCCAGTCGAGCTGAGCGCGAACGTGGTAGGCGTTTCTTACTTCATACTGTCGACGATATGGGTGCTTTGTTGTCGCTGTTCGTTCCATTTATTCTGGTAGCTGTTATAGGTATTGCCTACGTGGCAGTCAGGGATCTTGATGGAGTTGTTGTTGCGGGCGGAACACTCTTCACTGGACTGCTCTTGGGATGGTTGAAGAATAAATCTGATGGGGTTTCAGGGGTTGCGCTGTGGAAGTTCGCGCTCGAAGCTGGTTACCCTGAGCTGCCAGTGGTGGACTCCTCGTATCGGGTTGATAATTTGGTCTCAGCTACTGCCTATTCCCCTATTCCGTACGTGCTGATGCGCTCCGATAATATAAGCGGTTACAGGTATATAGATACCTTTGAACTTTCCATGCAAATCGCCTTGGAGCGGGTGAAACTTTCGGACGAAATTGGTAGTGCAGGACGCCGTGTTCCTCTGCTGCCTAACTATCGGCTGATGTCGGAGGTAGCGGAAGAATACGAAACGGAGAATAGCGCTAATGTGCTTGCTGTAAGGGTAGGCGGAAAAATACGCATTGTATACGCTTGGGATGGCGCTGCGTCCGTGGAAGACAATTCCAACTTTCGGCATTTGAGCGATGCAATCCTTCTTGCACTCTCCTGTGTTGTTCTTTTCGTTGTCATCGCGGCTGCTGTCAGCTCGACGCCTTGGGTTTCGCATCAGTGCCTGAAAATCGGTGAATCAGCCCCAGCGCGGGGGTACGTGCTCGTTGACGGCGAAGGGGAGCAGATCGTGCGAACCGACAGCGTTCACAGTGTTGCGGATATGAAGACAGTGCCGATGCAGGAATGTCCGCAAGAATCCGTGTCCGACAAATGAGCGCTCTCGGCGCGCCGAGAGCGATGACGCACACCTGGGGTGGTCTGGTCGGTAGCGTCCTGTGCAGGCGGGGACGTGACAAGAGTCCCTGGAATCGGGAGGGATCTGATGTTGGATATGCGCGTTACGGCGCGGACGGTGGCTGGAATAACCGCGCTTGTGCTGGTCGGGTTGGGAAGCGTGGCGTGTGATTCCGGGAAAGACCCGTCATATGTCGATTTCAAAGATCCCTTCTGGTCGAGTCCTCCATTGGTCGATTACATGGCGCAGGACTATCAGGACAAGGTGGACTTGGACAGCAGGAAGAGCGGTGGATACACCTGGGAGCAGGCAGTTTCACGCTGCTTCGCCAGCGTGGTCGAGCGCAATCTCGCCGCTGTGCGCGTCCAATCGGCTATTGACCGCGACGATCAAGCACGCAAACTCAAGCAACTGCCGTCGCAGACAGTTGCCGAGGTTCCCATTCCGACACCGAGTCTGCACGCTGCCATCGATAGTGACTCTGGTGTGACCGGTCACGATCTCAACCTGTGCTTCACGGTGGTCTACACGAACAAGTCACTCCCCAGCCCCCGATAGCGTCCAATCCAAGGACATGGGGGACTCGACATCCCCAGCTCAGAGAGCATCGTGGGCGGAAACTGACAAACCTGACAGTTCTGCGGGGACTTGAGCTGACCCCTGGAACACATACGGGCGTGTGCGGTGAATCCGCAGGTCGCGGAGCTTTGTGCTCGCAGTCCCCGCGATGATCAGCGGCCGGGTGACCAGAGCTGACAACCTTGCTGCGCCCCCCACCCCACCACGGTGCCCTGTTTCCGCAGGTCAGCGGGCAGTCTGACAAAACTGACAGTTTTGGGTCGGGTTACACACACTGTGGAAATTCCCTCTCTCGAATGCGACACGCCGTACGACACGCCGTGAATCGAAAAGAGGGAATTTCCAGACCACATGTAAATCAGAGAAAAAGTGTCAGTTTTGTCAGTTTTTTGGTCTGGCTGGCGCACGGGCAGGTCTGACCAGCCTCGGGTTTCGATTTCCGTGATGCGTGGCTGCTCCAGGGCTCGGTCGTCCGGGGACGGGACTGCCGTGCGCCCACGAACGCGCGGCGGGTTTCGACCCGTAATACCCATGTGTGACCGGAATCACATTCGATTATCTTGCATCGCAAGGCGTTAACACTCGGCACACCTGCGCAGAGCCTCGGTTTTGGTGTCTTTCAAGGGGTTCCCGTGGCATTCGACCTCGCTTACCTCGTTGACCTGCGTATTTGCCGCTGGGGACACCACTTCTTGCCGTGTGCCGACGTGAGATGTCGTATAGTTTAGCAAACTCGAACAGGGGGAGTGTTCGGGTCGTGAAGAATACGCCAATATGGGTGTATTCCAATGCGTAACAGTTGATTTCGTGAGGATATCGAGTCACAGTGTGGTTACGTGAAGCGTGCGAAATCCGTGCGACTAGCAACCTGTAGAAGGGAGATGTCCGATGACCGAAGTGCTGGCTCTGCGAGACCGCGAGCGTGCCGCCCGATACCTAGATATGACCGTGCGGAGGCTGGACGACCTGCGGCGTGCGGGCGCAATCCGAGCCGTTCGCGATGGCAATCGCTGGAAGTACACGACAGCGGCACTGGATGAGTACGTGGACAGCCTGCCCACTAACGCCGCTTAGACCGACAAAAACAGCAGTCCCGACCTCACCCGCCTGGAAACGGAAGTCGGGACTGCCATCGAAAAGGAGTAACCATGTTCGACTCTTCAAGCGTAACAGTTGAATCGGCGGGAATCAGCCCCTTGGCGACGCTCGCGTTCGCGCCCCGCCCAGAGCTGCGCAGCCTTGCCCTGGAGCTGCCGGTACTGCCAATGGCACTCGCCCCGGAGTCGCGAACAAGCTGGGGACGTTTGGCTTTCGACATCCTCGCGGATGTCCATGAGTGGCTTCGCCCACTGCACCAACTCATCCAGACTTCCGGGACGCTCGAACCCATCACCGGGTACCTGGATGAGCACCCACGCACGGGTCGTTCGTCCCGGCAACTCGCTGCTGACATCCAGCGCGTCATTGGCTCCATCGACCCTGCTGACCCGTACTTGCGCGAGACCCTGACCACTCTGGTTCAGGATGCGTGGAGCGCTGCGGTGGACCGTTTCGAGAGCGACCACCTTCCTGCTTTCCGCCCGCCGGACGCCGAGCAGCAGCTCACGGATTTGGCTGCGGCTATCGCCCAAATCCGCGTGATGGCGTTGAGCTTGCGCGCCGACGAGCATCGCGGCTTCGCCGACGCCCTCTCGGCCATGCTGACCGAAATCGGCTTCCCGGTAGGGCAGCGCGACCTCGTGCTGGAGTCCGTCGCTTCGGGTGAGCCGATCGACTTGACACCGCTTTCGACCCCACCCGCCGACATCGAGAGTGAGGACTGATGAACGAGACCATCGAGCTTCCCGGCCAGCCGTTGACCGCAGCGCACCGTGAGTACCTGCACAGCGCTGGGCTCACCGATGAGTATCTCGACCGCGAGGACACCCTCATCCGCAGCGTCACCGAACAGCTTGACCTCGACATGATGCCTCGGCAGCCGTTCGCGTACGTCACCGACTTCGAGGAGGTCTCCGCGCGTGGAATCCTGTTCGGTTGGCGTGACCTCCAGGGCACGGTGCGCTGGCAGCTCCGCTTGGACGACCCAGGGGAGCTGCCGAAATACCTTGCGGAAAAGGGTTGGGCACCCACCTACGGTGTGCGCGCTGACGCCGGGGATGACTCACCAGTCATCATCGTGGAGGGCACCAAGCAGTCCCATGCCACCGCGTGTGCGGTAGGCGAAACTCACACGGTCATCGGTGTTCCGGGGTGCACCGCCTGGTCCACGGGCGGATGGGTGATCGCCCCCGAGCTGCGCAGGCTGGTCACGCGCCGCGAGGTCTACATCCTGTTGGACGCGGACGCCAATGAGAATCGGCTGGTCTACGACGCCGGCGTGTGGCTCAAGAAATCTCTTGGGCCACTCGCCAAGACGCGGTTCTTGCTGTGCCCAGGTGGGGCCAAGGAGGGAATTGATGATTATCTGGCGACTCTCGATGTCGAGGATCGTGCGGATGCCATCGAGGCCCTGATTTCGGAGTCTGCGGCCAAGCCCGCGACACGTCGCCCGGACAAGCAGAAGCACGTTCCGGACGCACAGGACGTTGCACGCCGCCGCGCTGCCATCGCTGAGAAGGCGTGTGACGGTCTGGACTTGGACAACTTGGATGTGGACGAAAACACTGGGCTGCCCAAGATTCAGGGTGAGCCGCTGGACGGGTCGGTGTGGTTCGATGCCGTGTCCGGGCAGTTCCAGCCCGAGACGCTCGCCCGATACATTCTGGGCTCTACGACCCCGGTGGCGCTGGCGGCGGGCGATGAGCTGCTCGCCGTGTACGGCAACGGCTATTACCACACCGAGCGGCTGGCATTCGATTCCGTCGTCGGTCGCTACTTGGGTGACCGATTGACCCAGACTCACGTGGCGAATGTGAGGTTGCAAGCCATCCGCTTGTGCCAGGAGCTGAATCGTCGGCTGCCGGACAGGACTCCGTACAAGGGATTCGTGAACCTCCGAGACGGCATGCTCGACCTGTCCACGTTGACGCTGCATCCACATTCCCCGAAGTACATGTCGTTGCGTCAGCTCCCTGTCCGGTGGAACCCGGACGCAACGTGCCTCCGCTACGAACAGTGGCTGACCGACCGGGTGGGCGATTTCCAGGTCGGTGTTATCGAGGAGTCCATTTCTCAGTTCCTCGACGAGGGCCGCACCCCGAGCAAGGCGCTGTTCGTGTTCGGGCCGAACCGTACTGGTAAGTCCACCGTTCTCCGCATCGCCAAGGAGATGGTCGGCGGTGACACGAAGGTGAGTGGAGTGAGCCTGCAACAGCTCTCCGGTGAGGGATTCGCCGCCGCCGAGGTGTTCGGGAAGCCGATCAACATATGCCCTGACATGCCATCCGACTATGTGCAAGACCTGTCCGTGTTCAAGCGTGTGACTGGCGATGACACGATCACCGCGTCGAAAAAGTACGGCGTGATGATGACTTTTCGGGCCAACTCTCTGTTCTTGATGAGTGGCAACAACTTGCCGACGGTCGCGGCCTCGGAGGGCACAAGCTACCTGAGTCGTGTAGTGCCAGCGGCTTTCCTCAAGTCCTACCTTGGCTTTGAGAATCCGAACGTCGAGGACGAATTGCTTACTGAGCTTCCGGGGATTCTTGTCCGCTGGGCACGCGCTCGGCAGGCGCACATCGCACGGGAATTCAAGTGGCTCCCAGTGCACCCGTCCATCACGACGCACTTCGCCGCCGAGTCCGACAGGGTGGCGCGATTCATCTCGTCCTGCTGCGTCGTCGGCGTCAAGACAGCCACCAAGGCAGCCAAGGAAGCCGCCACGGGAACCGACGCCGCAGCCCGACGCTTCGGCCCGACCGTCGTGAACATCTCGATGCCGACGTGGCCGAGTTTTCCAGTCGCCGCCACGAAGACAAATCTTTTCGATGCATTCCAGACTTGGACTACGGACGAACAAGGAAAGGGCATGAGTAAGTCGCTGTTCTTCAAGCGGCTGGAGCAGATTCCCGGTGCGCGGCTCGACCGCAAGGACGCCGGAGGCAAGGACGTAACGAACATTGCCGTTCGTCCGCAGTCGGAATGGTCGAGTGGCGACAGCGCGGCGTCTCTGCGTGAAATCTTGTTCCCCGGATGGACGCCACCGGGAACCGAGCCTGCAGAGCCCTTGACGGGCGCGGTGGCCGAGACCGCCACCGGGAACGTGAGGCCGTTGGCCGACGCGCGACGGAAGTACGTCGGCAAGACCGCGACGACGAACAAGTATTGGAGGAGCTGATCATGCCGACCGACGACTACCCGCAGCTTCCACCGCTTTCCCTCAATACTCGATTGATGTTCAGCGCCATCGAGCCTGAGCACTTCGAACTCACCCCGGAGATGCTCGAAGAGAGCCAGGCGGTCGGTCGCACCGTACGCGCCCTGGTCACTCGGTACACCTGTCAGCACGGTGATCGCGTGGTGGACATCGTGACTCACGCGGCGCTGCTCGCGGTGCGCGAGGTCATCGAGCAGGCCGCGCGCCGACAGTGGGACGTGACACCAAGTGACTAGCCAATTCCCTTCAGCACCAACCACACTGGCTCCTATGAGCATCCTCACCCGCCGCGAAGCCGAGGCAGCCGAGGCCCAGGCGAGCACCGCTACGCTCAGGTCAGACCGACGATTCTTGTGGGCATGGCTCACCATCTCCACACTCTTGAGTGTTTGCGGAAACATCGGGCATGCCTGGCTTACCGTCCCGCCGGGGACAGCCCAACTCCTCGCAATCGCCTGGGCTGCCGCACCTCCCACTTTGTTGATGTTGGCGGTTCACGGCCTCCCCACGCTGAGCAGGATGCTCGGCAGCGAGACCTCCGACAAGCTCCTGTCCGTCGTGGTCTGGGGAGTCACCGTGGGTGCTTTTGGATGGTCGGCCTACGGCATCTTCTCCTTCACCGAGGCGCTCGGAGTGCCCGCGCCGCTCGCCGCACTCGCGCCCATCGTCATTGACTTGAGCGTGTTCGGAGCGACACGCGGCCTCGTGCTCACATCCCCGCTCGCGGCCCGAATGAAAGTCGGCGCGCAACCCCAACGCGCCGCATCACCCCAGCTCAGCAACCGTCCCGCGCCCACCACCGCGCCGCGCCCGACCACCCCAACCACATCCACCGCCGCGCCAACCGCGCCGCGCCCCACCACCTCGGACGCGCCCGTTACTCCGCGCACCGCGCCACCCAACGCGCCGCAGGTGACTCCTGACGCGGCGGCTCCCGCGCCCGAAGTGACCGCGCTGGCCGAGAAAATCGTGGGGTCCAAGGCTGTGAGGCAGCCCGTGGCCACGGTGGTGAGGATCCTCGAACTCTCGGCAGAAGAGAGCCGCAAGAACGTCATCTCGGAGCGGCTGGGTGTCCACCATTCGGTCGTGAGCAAGGTGCTGGCAGAGGCCGAGACTCAGCGCCGTAGCCAGCTCGCCGTGGCTTCCTAACCCCTTCTACCCGCCCGCTCGAACCCTCGGAACCCCCGATTCCGTAAGGCCGCGCGTAAGAAGGGGCGTAAGACGAGCTGGAAGATGGCCCGTAAGACGGGCCGTAAGATTTCTCGGACCCTTGATTCTCGGCACGAGTGTGTCTCTATATGCCCTGCTAGGGAACCCCTTTTCCACACATTCGAGTCCCACCCGCACGCCCGCTCCCGAGCCCTCTTGGAAGCCCGCCCGTAAGCACCCCTGACCGCCCAATCCTGAAGCCCCATAACGGGACTCGGCGGCTCGCATCCCCGTGCCGTAAGCCGCACTCCATCTCCAGTCCCCGCCGAGCCTCCCCGACGACGACAGGCTCCGCCCGCCGCCGCCGACTCGCGGCAACACTCTGGTCACCGAGAACCCCCGCTGACCTGGACTTTTCCGTCGGATTTACTCCCACCCTCATTGCCATCTAGGGTATCTGACCTGCGGAAACACCACATTCTTGCGCCCTCTCGTGTCACCCGTCATCCCTGAAACCCCAGCTCACGGGCACTTTATGTACCGATAGCAAACGGTGGTGTTAATGTCAGAGTAACGGAACAAGCTGGTGGACACCGGAATAAGTGAAACATTGGGTTGACAGGGCAAAGTTTCTGGAGTTAGAATTCTAATAGCTCACGGAACTGCTCGCGCAAGCGCTCCCAGCCCGTGAGCATGGCTTTTGGAGGGTGGGTGGTGAGACCGAGTGGGCAAGTGGATTTTGGTTGGGCTGCTGGGTCTTTCGGGGCTGTCGCTCCTTTCCGAGTACCCCCTGTGGGGTGCGGTCATGCTCGCCGCCGCTGGGCTCATCGCCTTCTTCTCCGTTCGGAGTTCGGGTGGTTCCCGTTCGTACTCGATGCCCACCCGCCCCGGACAGCTCTCGGCGGCACGCTATGACTCCCGCGAGGAAATCTCTAACGCCGAGCGCGACGCGGCGCGCATGGTTCGCGCCGCCCAGGAGGGTGCGGAGGAGCAGGGTCAGTCCGCGCTCCGCGCCGCGATGACGTTCTTGAGCCAGGAAACGCGGTGGCTCGCATGAGCGGCTCGAACCGTGCTGCGCGCCGAGCCGCGCTCGCGCGCCAGCAAAGTGCCCGTGACGAATTTATGTGGCGTCAAGACCAGCGCAGGGTCGAGCAGCAGCACCGTGACCTGTTGCGCGATTCGGACGCCGCCGACAGCGAGCGTGAGCGCACCGCCGAGCGTGTTCGGACGGTCATGGCGCGGGCACAAGCCGACGCCGAGCGCGCGGCGGGCGAGGTCTCCAAGCGCTACGGCGCGGAAGAGCGCAGGCTGCTCGGTCAGCCCGTAACTCGCTACACCGGGGCGACGCGCAACCTGGCCGGCGGGCTGGTCGTGTGGCATTGGCGTGCCGCGTGCTCACCGTCGTTGGCGGCGCGGCTCGGTGTTCAGCGCTTGGATGCTGGCCCGCTCGCGGTGCTGCGCCCTGGTGGTGGGATCACTGAAACCGATTCGGCTCCTGATGTCTTTGCTTCGCTGGATGCCTCCCTACTCGATGACCCCGAGTTCCTGTC
Coding sequences within:
- a CDS encoding phage/plasmid primase, P4 family gives rise to the protein MNETIELPGQPLTAAHREYLHSAGLTDEYLDREDTLIRSVTEQLDLDMMPRQPFAYVTDFEEVSARGILFGWRDLQGTVRWQLRLDDPGELPKYLAEKGWAPTYGVRADAGDDSPVIIVEGTKQSHATACAVGETHTVIGVPGCTAWSTGGWVIAPELRRLVTRREVYILLDADANENRLVYDAGVWLKKSLGPLAKTRFLLCPGGAKEGIDDYLATLDVEDRADAIEALISESAAKPATRRPDKQKHVPDAQDVARRRAAIAEKACDGLDLDNLDVDENTGLPKIQGEPLDGSVWFDAVSGQFQPETLARYILGSTTPVALAAGDELLAVYGNGYYHTERLAFDSVVGRYLGDRLTQTHVANVRLQAIRLCQELNRRLPDRTPYKGFVNLRDGMLDLSTLTLHPHSPKYMSLRQLPVRWNPDATCLRYEQWLTDRVGDFQVGVIEESISQFLDEGRTPSKALFVFGPNRTGKSTVLRIAKEMVGGDTKVSGVSLQQLSGEGFAAAEVFGKPINICPDMPSDYVQDLSVFKRVTGDDTITASKKYGVMMTFRANSLFLMSGNNLPTVAASEGTSYLSRVVPAAFLKSYLGFENPNVEDELLTELPGILVRWARARQAHIAREFKWLPVHPSITTHFAAESDRVARFISSCCVVGVKTATKAAKEAATGTDAAARRFGPTVVNISMPTWPSFPVAATKTNLFDAFQTWTTDEQGKGMSKSLFFKRLEQIPGARLDRKDAGGKDVTNIAVRPQSEWSSGDSAASLREILFPGWTPPGTEPAEPLTGAVAETATGNVRPLADARRKYVGKTATTNKYWRS
- a CDS encoding MT-A70 family methyltransferase, producing the protein MDLPETSGGFRCVVADPPWHFDYTKSRGAAENHYSTMTVEQLCELSVVRDSAARDAHLYLWSTNAHLREAFEVMEAWGFEYKTLLTWVKPQMGLGHYVRNATEAALFGVRGSLPTLSRSVRGHFTAPRRAHSQKPPEFLDLVQRLSPGPYLEVFSRCLKTKGLQECTCSKCRLGWDVWGNQSGVFCDEFSNGFVTGFGVLCGRCGKSVPKPRRGPVGTWCSPACRTAAWRERQMAEGH
- a CDS encoding helix-turn-helix domain-containing protein codes for the protein MTEVLALRDRERAARYLDMTVRRLDDLRRAGAIRAVRDGNRWKYTTAALDEYVDSLPTNAA